A stretch of Spirosoma oryzicola DNA encodes these proteins:
- the gcvT gene encoding glycine cleavage system aminomethyltransferase GcvT, with amino-acid sequence MSLKQVPLHHIHQQLGAKIVPFAGFEMPVRYSSDLDEHNTVRNGVGMFDVSHMGEFILKGDGALDLIQRVSANDASTLFDGKVQYSYLPNGRGGIVDDLLVYRISATEYMLVVNASNIEKDWNWINQYAPDYDVTLVNISDDMALFAVQGPLAAKALESLTPAKLDSMGYYTFEKTDFAGYANVIVSATGYTGAGGFEIYVSNHQAEGVWNAIMEAGKPYGIKPIGLGARDTLRLEMGYNLYGNDITDETSPIEAGLGWVTKFTHDFVDADVLKSQKEQGVGKKLVGFEMIDRGIPRGHYELTDADGNTIGEVTSGTQSPTLGKGIGLGYVPTAVSKPGSEIYVKVRDRLLKSHVVKLPFVKK; translated from the coding sequence ATGTCGCTTAAGCAAGTCCCTCTCCATCACATTCATCAGCAATTAGGCGCGAAGATCGTGCCGTTTGCGGGCTTCGAGATGCCCGTTCGTTATTCGTCCGATCTGGACGAGCACAATACCGTCCGCAACGGCGTCGGTATGTTCGACGTGTCGCACATGGGTGAGTTCATTCTCAAAGGCGACGGTGCCCTGGACCTGATTCAGCGGGTTTCGGCCAATGACGCCAGCACCCTCTTCGACGGTAAGGTTCAGTACAGCTACCTGCCCAACGGTCGGGGCGGCATTGTTGATGACCTGCTCGTGTACCGTATCAGCGCAACCGAATACATGCTGGTTGTCAACGCGTCGAATATTGAGAAGGATTGGAACTGGATCAACCAGTACGCACCTGACTACGACGTTACGCTGGTTAATATTTCCGACGATATGGCCTTGTTTGCCGTTCAGGGACCGTTAGCGGCTAAGGCGCTGGAATCACTTACCCCCGCCAAGCTGGACTCGATGGGCTATTACACATTCGAGAAAACCGATTTTGCCGGTTACGCGAACGTGATCGTATCGGCAACGGGCTATACCGGCGCGGGTGGATTCGAAATTTACGTGTCAAACCACCAGGCTGAAGGCGTATGGAATGCGATCATGGAAGCCGGAAAGCCTTACGGTATCAAGCCGATTGGTCTTGGCGCGCGCGACACGCTCCGGTTAGAAATGGGCTATAATCTCTACGGAAACGACATTACCGACGAAACGTCTCCTATCGAAGCGGGGCTGGGCTGGGTTACTAAGTTTACCCACGATTTCGTTGACGCCGACGTACTGAAGAGCCAGAAAGAACAGGGTGTGGGCAAAAAACTGGTTGGCTTTGAAATGATTGACCGGGGTATCCCACGCGGGCATTATGAACTGACCGATGCCGACGGCAATACCATTGGCGAAGTAACGTCGGGCACTCAATCGCCTACGCTCGGCAAAGGTATTGGTCTGGGGTATGTTCCAACCGCTGTTAGCAAACCTGGCTCAGAAATCTACGTTAAAGTGCGGGATCGTCTCTTAAAATCGCACGTTGTTAAACTTCCTTTCGTGAAAAAATAA
- a CDS encoding TonB family protein — protein sequence MKRFFLFGLLLLSLTAVAQQTPYQSFEVDSVAEPRGGIAYFNTFVQANLRKPIAAEAAGVGGRVIISAVIEPDGKPSDVKLMNNLRPDFNREALRVFHLFNAWKAAKKGGKAVRQQITASVAFKANQPFVYRDGAQIAYFDADQKRLTDSSANVRFKQVSPLDSNGFANGDIIVYRTKGSSWKEEYRIPFIRETDTKNDSSNPPTRRHGYYHTDSLWEGKVLTFSESGDLLKQTYYNGGKPTGIETTYHPNGLVAQKSEATDTGFAFTSWHPNGQIKRVWTSNSTTVFATNKPIEVTSYWNDAGQQLVKEGNGYAVYTEAVESQTDSSQQTTLVEQGLYQNGLKQGVWTGRYKDGSYGFDEQYDKGICQQGKAYISGSDTLRYTEVEKQAEFKGGMNALGSFLAQNLSYPVNAQRSGAEGKVFIKFVVCTDGTLCDYEVINSVHPELDKEALRVVRKMSGRWKPGSLRGQNVRVLYNLPINFSLH from the coding sequence ATGAAGCGATTCTTTCTTTTTGGCTTACTATTGTTGTCTTTGACGGCTGTCGCTCAACAAACGCCTTACCAGTCATTTGAAGTCGATAGCGTTGCCGAGCCGCGCGGTGGCATTGCTTACTTCAACACCTTCGTTCAGGCTAATCTGCGAAAACCTATTGCGGCTGAAGCAGCTGGTGTTGGCGGACGGGTTATTATCAGCGCTGTTATCGAACCCGATGGCAAGCCATCCGATGTAAAGCTGATGAATAATCTGCGGCCCGACTTTAACCGGGAAGCGCTGCGGGTCTTTCACCTTTTCAACGCCTGGAAAGCAGCCAAGAAAGGCGGGAAAGCCGTTCGGCAGCAAATAACGGCTTCAGTAGCCTTTAAAGCCAATCAGCCATTCGTTTATCGCGACGGAGCACAAATCGCATACTTCGATGCCGATCAAAAACGCCTGACGGACAGCAGCGCTAACGTTCGATTCAAACAGGTATCTCCGCTGGATAGCAACGGCTTTGCCAACGGCGACATTATTGTGTACAGAACCAAAGGTTCGTCCTGGAAAGAAGAATACCGCATACCGTTCATACGCGAGACAGATACTAAAAACGATTCATCCAATCCCCCGACCCGTCGTCATGGCTATTATCATACCGATAGTCTGTGGGAGGGCAAGGTTTTAACGTTCAGCGAGTCGGGGGATCTACTGAAACAAACCTACTATAACGGTGGAAAACCAACGGGCATAGAGACGACTTACCACCCGAACGGATTAGTGGCCCAGAAATCGGAAGCAACGGATACCGGGTTTGCCTTTACATCGTGGCATCCCAACGGCCAGATCAAGCGCGTATGGACGAGCAATAGTACCACCGTATTTGCTACCAACAAACCTATTGAGGTGACCTCTTACTGGAACGATGCAGGACAGCAGCTCGTAAAAGAAGGAAACGGTTATGCCGTCTACACAGAAGCGGTAGAATCACAAACCGACAGCTCACAGCAAACGACATTGGTAGAACAGGGTTTGTACCAGAATGGCCTTAAACAAGGTGTCTGGACGGGTCGCTACAAAGACGGATCGTACGGCTTTGACGAGCAGTATGATAAAGGTATTTGTCAGCAGGGGAAAGCATACATTAGCGGAAGCGATACGCTGCGATACACCGAAGTCGAAAAACAAGCCGAATTCAAAGGGGGGATGAACGCGTTGGGTAGTTTCCTGGCGCAGAACCTAAGTTATCCTGTTAACGCACAACGGTCTGGTGCTGAAGGAAAAGTGTTTATTAAGTTTGTGGTTTGTACGGATGGTACGTTATGCGACTACGAAGTGATCAACAGTGTGCATCCCGAACTGGACAAAGAGGCTCTGCGCGTAGTTAGAAAAATGAGCGGTCGCTGGAAACCGGGTTCCTTACGAGGTCAGAACGTCCGGGTCCTGTACAACCTACCGATCAATTTTTCGCTTCATTGA
- a CDS encoding TonB family protein — translation MKVLFRCFLLFISVSSFAQQTPYQSFEVDSVASPHGGIASLNTFIQANLRKPIAAQAEGIGGRIIVSAVVEPDGSTSNVKLVNHLRPDCDREALRVFKLFKAWKPAQKDGKAVRQQITAPVLVEPNAPFTYWNGTIITYLNDNNQASTNVSNVVAFKEVVPVDTNGLPNGDRIVYKLNGKTWEEHYRDRLLRRRTQRVSPLGHPVYQVGYKSAMQDGLGSIYTIDKEGNLLEKVTYKNNRPADTHLFYHANGIIAEKRDYSGTGQLVFSWYDTGQIKSVQEIMTAGPSHELISNQCIGLWDSTGRQLVKNGNGWAVFSQTVKSRKEPAKQISYTEQGAYENSVKQGKWTGQYADNSYQYEEQYSKGIFQSGKSWTANADTVHYNQLEEDPKFKGGLVGLQDFLNANLRYPVSAQRDRAQGKVFVSFVVCEDGSLCDYDIVKGLHPDLDQEALRVVEKMSGHWQPGIQRGQKSRTKYNIPISFSLL, via the coding sequence ATGAAGGTTCTTTTCCGTTGCTTTTTGCTTTTTATCAGTGTCAGTTCCTTTGCCCAGCAAACACCTTACCAATCCTTTGAAGTTGATAGTGTCGCTAGTCCTCATGGCGGTATTGCTTCGCTGAACACGTTTATCCAAGCCAATTTACGAAAACCCATTGCGGCCCAGGCGGAAGGCATTGGTGGCCGAATCATTGTCAGCGCCGTTGTCGAACCTGATGGCAGCACCTCCAACGTAAAACTGGTCAATCACTTACGTCCTGACTGCGACCGTGAAGCGTTGCGGGTATTCAAACTTTTCAAAGCCTGGAAACCCGCGCAGAAAGATGGCAAAGCCGTTCGACAGCAAATAACGGCTCCTGTACTTGTTGAGCCTAACGCCCCGTTTACTTATTGGAACGGAACAATTATTACCTATCTGAATGACAACAATCAAGCGTCTACGAACGTCAGCAATGTAGTAGCTTTTAAGGAAGTAGTGCCGGTTGATACGAATGGTTTGCCGAACGGCGATCGTATTGTCTATAAACTAAACGGCAAAACGTGGGAGGAGCATTACAGAGATCGTTTGCTACGCAGAAGGACGCAGCGCGTAAGCCCTTTGGGTCATCCGGTGTATCAGGTAGGCTACAAAAGTGCGATGCAGGATGGCTTGGGCTCCATCTATACAATCGATAAAGAAGGCAACTTGCTCGAAAAAGTCACCTACAAAAATAATCGGCCAGCTGATACGCATCTCTTCTACCACGCAAACGGAATAATCGCCGAAAAACGAGATTACTCAGGTACTGGCCAGCTTGTATTCTCCTGGTATGATACGGGTCAGATTAAGTCAGTACAAGAAATAATGACGGCTGGTCCGTCCCACGAACTGATTTCAAACCAATGTATTGGACTCTGGGATAGCACAGGCCGTCAGTTGGTTAAGAACGGAAACGGGTGGGCTGTCTTTTCCCAAACCGTCAAATCGCGAAAGGAGCCAGCTAAGCAAATTTCTTATACGGAACAGGGAGCCTACGAAAACAGCGTTAAGCAGGGGAAATGGACCGGTCAATACGCAGACAACTCTTACCAGTACGAAGAACAATACAGTAAGGGCATTTTTCAGTCAGGGAAATCCTGGACAGCGAACGCAGATACCGTTCATTACAACCAGTTAGAAGAAGATCCCAAGTTCAAGGGGGGACTAGTAGGGTTGCAGGATTTTCTAAACGCAAATTTGCGGTATCCGGTCAGTGCTCAGCGAGACAGGGCTCAGGGCAAAGTCTTTGTCAGCTTCGTGGTTTGTGAAGATGGTAGTTTGTGTGATTATGATATCGTGAAAGGCCTGCATCCCGATCTGGATCAGGAAGCCCTGCGGGTTGTCGAAAAAATGAGCGGCCACTGGCAGCCAGGCATTCAGCGAGGTCAGAAATCACGAACAAAATACAACATACCCATCAGCTTCTCCCTATTGTAG
- a CDS encoding deoxyribose-phosphate aldolase: MNHLFPYIERTLLHPGVTINQQYEALDEVTQLGLAGLTVAPFWVKKFRRELGDNHPAVLSTVIGYPFGYQRTEAKQAELEWALRDGAGELEVVLNTSALFSPTSVWLKVELAKLVALAHAQETFFTVILESSLLDEDQTKAMIKLATDAGADFIKDKTGALPTHFSLDAALAFRRCVAKSVGVKIVADGATEAELEQLVAVGVDRLSISPLTP; this comes from the coding sequence GTGAATCATCTTTTCCCTTATATCGAACGAACACTGCTACACCCCGGTGTCACGATCAACCAGCAATACGAAGCGCTCGACGAGGTTACCCAGCTTGGTCTGGCGGGCCTGACCGTTGCGCCATTCTGGGTTAAGAAGTTCCGGCGCGAACTAGGCGACAACCACCCGGCGGTTCTGTCGACGGTTATTGGTTATCCGTTCGGGTATCAGCGCACCGAAGCAAAACAAGCCGAACTGGAGTGGGCTTTGCGCGACGGAGCGGGTGAACTAGAAGTTGTCCTGAATACATCGGCGTTGTTCTCCCCCACTTCCGTCTGGCTCAAAGTCGAACTAGCCAAGCTAGTCGCGTTGGCTCACGCGCAGGAAACGTTTTTCACAGTTATTCTCGAATCGTCTTTGCTCGACGAGGATCAGACGAAAGCGATGATCAAATTAGCGACCGATGCCGGAGCCGATTTTATAAAAGATAAAACGGGTGCTTTACCGACCCATTTTTCGCTGGATGCGGCACTGGCCTTTCGTCGTTGCGTTGCTAAGTCCGTAGGCGTCAAAATTGTGGCCGACGGCGCAACCGAAGCAGAACTTGAGCAACTTGTAGCAGTTGGTGTTGACCGATTATCGATAAGCCCGCTTACCCCTTAA
- a CDS encoding pseudouridine synthase, with translation MNQDSDKNDRRDGESRSFGRRDDGPRFNRASGSGNRNDGSRDTNSDRPRFNRNDGPRNDGPRNNDRSEGDRPRFNRDDKPRFDRNDGPRNDERPRFNRDDKRSDSSGDRRPRFDRDQNNDRPRFNRDQNNDRPRFNRDDKPRFDRNDNARGRRDDRSGDSRPNRNDERPRFNRDERPGFDRNNDRFGTERRFNDRSDERPRFDRDRNRFGNESNRSDNDRPRFNRNDGPRNDGPRNDDRSGNDRPRFDRNDESRNRSDRSGSRGNDRFAGKDSRFSRNRNDSSDKPAFKRVGGFNRDADERNRFGGDDQRDNKRSDFRSRDSQDSTPRFSPEQRKESGERRTGAFKKAPDYNLEQIRTERYSKPRNTRQKDTSERPDRSEADSGLTRLNRYIANSGVCSRREADELIARGDISVNGKVVTEMGYKVKDGDTVKYGTKILNPERFVYVLLNKPKDYITTTEDPEERKTVMELVADAGNFRMYPVGRLDRNTTGLLLLTNDGELADKLTHPSNNVRKIYQVEIDKPITDEHFEKIQQGITLEDGPIKPDAVSIVTPDAQVIGIEIHSGRNRIVRRIFEHLGYEVTKLDRTTYAGLTKKELPRGKWRFLDPKEVVKLKYFNN, from the coding sequence ATGAATCAGGATTCAGATAAGAACGACCGCCGTGACGGTGAGTCTCGTTCCTTCGGTCGTCGGGATGACGGCCCACGTTTCAACCGCGCGTCTGGCTCGGGCAATCGCAACGATGGCTCCCGCGATACCAACTCCGACCGACCCCGCTTTAACCGTAATGACGGACCACGTAATGACGGACCACGTAACAACGACCGTTCTGAAGGTGACCGCCCTCGCTTCAACCGCGACGACAAACCCCGTTTCGACCGTAATGACGGACCACGTAATGACGAACGGCCTCGGTTTAACCGCGACGATAAGCGGTCAGACAGCTCCGGTGATCGTCGGCCCCGCTTCGACCGCGACCAGAACAACGACCGCCCACGCTTTAATCGGGATCAGAATAACGACCGGCCACGTTTCAACCGCGACGACAAACCGCGCTTTGACCGGAACGATAACGCTCGGGGTCGTCGCGACGACCGGTCTGGCGATTCACGCCCGAACCGGAACGACGAACGGCCTCGGTTTAACCGGGATGAACGGCCAGGTTTCGACCGGAACAACGATCGTTTCGGTACCGAACGGCGATTCAACGACCGAAGCGATGAGCGGCCCCGCTTCGACCGCGACCGGAATCGCTTTGGCAATGAGTCAAATCGTTCAGACAATGACCGGCCTCGCTTCAACCGTAATGACGGACCACGTAATGACGGACCACGTAATGACGACCGTTCGGGTAACGACCGCCCCCGGTTTGACCGTAACGATGAGTCCAGAAACCGGTCGGATCGTTCAGGATCGCGTGGCAACGACCGCTTTGCCGGTAAAGATTCGCGCTTCTCACGCAACCGAAACGATAGTTCGGACAAGCCCGCTTTTAAACGGGTTGGCGGTTTCAATCGGGATGCTGATGAGCGCAACCGCTTCGGCGGTGACGACCAGCGCGATAACAAACGGAGCGATTTCCGTAGCCGGGATTCGCAGGACAGTACCCCGCGCTTTTCGCCAGAGCAACGTAAAGAATCGGGCGAACGGCGGACGGGTGCTTTCAAAAAGGCTCCGGACTACAACCTGGAGCAGATTCGTACCGAACGCTACAGCAAACCTCGCAACACTCGGCAGAAAGACACCAGTGAACGTCCCGACCGTTCAGAAGCTGATTCGGGCTTAACGCGCTTGAACCGGTACATTGCTAACTCAGGCGTTTGTTCGCGTCGTGAAGCCGACGAACTGATTGCGCGGGGTGATATTTCGGTCAACGGTAAGGTCGTGACGGAGATGGGCTATAAGGTGAAAGATGGCGATACGGTGAAATACGGCACTAAAATTCTCAATCCCGAGCGTTTTGTGTACGTGTTACTAAACAAGCCTAAGGATTATATCACAACGACGGAAGATCCTGAAGAGCGTAAAACGGTGATGGAGCTGGTTGCCGACGCGGGCAATTTCCGGATGTATCCGGTTGGCCGCCTGGACCGTAACACAACGGGCCTGCTGCTGCTGACCAACGACGGCGAACTAGCCGACAAACTGACGCACCCGTCTAATAACGTTCGGAAAATCTATCAGGTTGAGATTGATAAACCGATCACGGACGAACATTTCGAAAAGATTCAGCAGGGAATCACGCTCGAAGACGGCCCGATCAAACCCGACGCTGTGAGTATCGTTACCCCCGACGCTCAGGTTATCGGCATCGAAATTCACTCAGGGCGTAACCGAATCGTGCGTCGGATCTTCGAACACCTCGGTTATGAAGTAACGAAACTCGACCGGACGACGTACGCGGGTCTTACCAAGAAAGAGCTTCCACGCGGCAAATGGCGGTTCCTTGATCCCAAAGAGGTGGTAAAGCTGAAATATTTCAACAACTAG
- a CDS encoding acetoacetate--CoA ligase: MSRPTLTPVYTPSRRIAEQSLLKKYMDWLFIKKGLYFRDYDDLWDWSVTDLEDFWESIWQFFDVYSHSPYLQVVLEGNSRDMIGTEWFRGATLNYAEHIFRHSNLQRPALIFASEQRPRPLSISWQTLEQQVNAVATYLRQQGVGVGDRVVSVLPNSPEAVVAFLATNAIGAVWSSCSPDFGTASITDRFQQIEPKVLIAADGYTYNGKAIDKTEAIRELRINLPTLQRVVWVPYLDRNSRLERAVLWQEVLDTPTFDELTFEPVPFSHPIWVLYSSGTTGKPKAITHSVGGCLLEHLKVLALHQDVHVGERYFWYSTTGWMMWNFAIGSMLVGATLVLYDGAAGNPNLNVLWNLVDEARINHFGGGAAYYMACLRAGLTPMKTNKLTQLRTIGSTGSPLPPEGFRWIYEHIKSDVWLISFSGGTDVCSGFVGGNPLLPVYEGEIQCRLLGSKVEAFDAAGKPVRGELGEMVILQPMPSMPIYFWNDPGNERYRKSYFDVYPGVWRHGDYIRITEHNGVIIHGRSDATLNRDGVRIGTSEIYSAVESLPEIMDSLIVGLEQPGGGYFMPLFIVLNEGFSLTDELKSRIKQALRTQFSPRHVPDAVYEISEIPYTINGKKLEAPVKKILSGVDASLAASKDTLRNPASLDQFTSFTIGS, from the coding sequence ATGTCTCGCCCAACACTCACTCCTGTTTACACTCCCTCCCGACGCATTGCTGAGCAGTCACTCCTGAAAAAATACATGGACTGGCTATTTATTAAGAAAGGTTTATACTTCCGAGATTATGATGATCTGTGGGATTGGTCGGTGACCGATCTCGAAGATTTCTGGGAAAGTATCTGGCAGTTTTTCGACGTATACAGTCATTCGCCTTACCTACAGGTCGTGCTGGAAGGAAACTCGCGCGATATGATTGGTACGGAGTGGTTTAGAGGGGCAACGCTCAACTACGCCGAGCACATCTTTCGGCATAGCAACCTCCAACGGCCCGCCCTCATCTTCGCTTCCGAACAACGACCAAGACCGTTGAGTATATCCTGGCAAACGCTGGAACAGCAGGTCAACGCCGTAGCGACGTACCTTCGGCAGCAGGGCGTTGGCGTTGGCGACCGGGTCGTATCGGTATTACCCAATAGTCCCGAAGCCGTAGTCGCGTTTCTGGCTACGAATGCAATCGGAGCCGTTTGGTCGAGTTGCTCGCCCGATTTCGGTACCGCGAGCATTACCGACCGGTTTCAGCAGATCGAACCGAAGGTGCTGATTGCCGCCGATGGCTACACGTACAATGGAAAAGCAATTGATAAAACCGAAGCCATCCGGGAGCTGCGGATCAACCTGCCCACGCTCCAACGTGTTGTCTGGGTGCCATATCTCGACCGAAACAGTCGGCTGGAGCGGGCCGTTCTGTGGCAGGAGGTGCTGGACACGCCCACTTTTGACGAGCTGACGTTTGAACCCGTCCCGTTTAGTCATCCAATCTGGGTGCTTTACTCATCGGGAACGACGGGCAAGCCGAAGGCGATTACCCATAGCGTGGGTGGCTGTCTGCTCGAACACCTCAAAGTGCTGGCGCTGCATCAGGACGTTCACGTTGGCGAACGGTATTTCTGGTACTCAACAACGGGCTGGATGATGTGGAATTTCGCCATTGGGTCGATGCTGGTTGGCGCTACTCTTGTCCTGTACGATGGGGCTGCGGGTAATCCCAATCTGAATGTACTCTGGAACCTGGTCGATGAAGCCCGGATCAATCACTTTGGCGGGGGAGCAGCTTATTACATGGCTTGTCTACGAGCGGGGTTGACACCGATGAAAACAAACAAGCTGACACAACTCCGGACAATTGGCTCTACCGGGTCTCCCTTGCCACCGGAAGGATTTCGCTGGATTTATGAACACATCAAGTCCGATGTGTGGCTGATTTCATTCAGTGGGGGGACGGATGTGTGCAGTGGCTTTGTGGGCGGCAATCCGTTGTTACCCGTCTACGAAGGCGAAATTCAGTGCAGGCTACTGGGTTCTAAAGTTGAAGCGTTCGATGCGGCTGGTAAACCCGTGCGAGGGGAGCTGGGTGAGATGGTGATCCTGCAACCCATGCCGTCGATGCCCATTTATTTCTGGAACGATCCGGGCAATGAGCGCTACCGCAAAAGTTATTTTGACGTATATCCGGGGGTGTGGCGGCACGGCGATTACATTCGGATTACAGAACACAATGGCGTAATCATTCACGGTCGTTCCGATGCTACGCTCAACCGAGACGGGGTGCGGATTGGTACCAGCGAAATTTACAGTGCCGTAGAAAGCCTTCCCGAGATCATGGACAGCCTGATCGTTGGTCTGGAACAGCCGGGTGGCGGCTATTTTATGCCGCTGTTTATCGTGCTGAACGAGGGTTTTTCGCTCACCGACGAGTTGAAATCACGCATTAAACAAGCGTTACGGACTCAATTCAGTCCTCGTCATGTGCCCGATGCCGTGTACGAAATCAGCGAAATTCCATACACCATCAACGGTAAGAAGCTGGAAGCGCCCGTAAAAAAAATCTTGTCGGGGGTCGATGCATCGCTGGCGGCCAGCAAAGATACGTTGCGCAACCCGGCCTCATTGGATCAGTTTACGAGTTTTACAATCGGTAGTTAG
- a CDS encoding S41 family peptidase, with protein sequence MESGERFNNDPAGQKGGRPVIQNSKATVRLPMLLGITLAGGVLIGATFFGGTKSLNTIGRGYTKYREILQLIENNYVDTVNTDELVDYSIEKMLQKLDPHTAYMNPQDAIAARSQLEGGFDGIGVEFNIFKDTVYVVTPLAGGPSETAGIQSGDKIIKVDDTPLAGKKIENSAVFKALRGKRGTEVKLTILRKGEKEPKAFAITRDRIPTYSVDAAYMIDNKTGYLKVNRFSETTYDEFKTALTALKAQGMTQLLMDLRNNPGGYMDRATSIADEFISGNKLLVYTDGKDNRYDRQTFARIAGQFEEGPLIVLVDEGSASASEIVAGALQDHDRALIAGRRSFGKGLVQMPVTLSDGSELRLTISRYYTPSGRSIQKPYVPGQEGDYEKDLELRSKRGEYYIADSIKNDPKLKFKTDGGRVVYGGGGITPDYFIPRDSSWQTSYLVQLYSKNIIREFAMEYTNDNRKKLEKLPFAEFDRAVTINDEELGKLTKQATAEGVKFNEKEYNRSKNYIRTQVKALVARSIYQKNNKGGQNNEFFRVISESDDTYQKALRLFDRAGKLEHGMFTYNAPDKK encoded by the coding sequence ATGGAGTCAGGAGAGCGCTTCAATAATGATCCGGCGGGCCAAAAAGGGGGCCGTCCAGTGATTCAAAACAGTAAGGCAACGGTTCGGCTACCTATGCTACTGGGTATTACCCTAGCCGGTGGAGTGCTTATCGGCGCAACGTTTTTTGGTGGTACCAAAAGCCTGAATACCATCGGTCGAGGGTACACCAAATACCGGGAGATTTTACAGCTCATCGAAAATAACTACGTCGATACGGTCAATACCGACGAACTGGTTGATTATTCGATCGAGAAGATGCTGCAAAAACTGGATCCGCACACCGCTTACATGAATCCCCAGGATGCTATTGCGGCCCGGTCGCAGCTGGAAGGGGGGTTCGATGGCATTGGCGTCGAGTTCAACATCTTCAAGGATACGGTTTATGTGGTCACGCCGTTAGCCGGTGGTCCGTCCGAAACGGCTGGTATCCAGAGTGGTGATAAGATCATTAAGGTGGATGATACGCCTTTGGCGGGTAAGAAGATCGAAAATAGCGCTGTATTCAAAGCGTTGCGTGGTAAACGGGGAACGGAAGTAAAACTGACGATTCTGCGGAAAGGAGAGAAGGAGCCTAAGGCATTTGCGATCACCCGCGACCGAATTCCGACATATTCAGTGGATGCCGCTTACATGATCGATAACAAGACCGGTTATCTTAAAGTCAATCGTTTTTCGGAAACTACGTACGACGAGTTTAAAACGGCCTTGACCGCACTGAAGGCGCAGGGAATGACGCAGTTGCTCATGGACTTGCGCAACAATCCGGGAGGCTACATGGATCGGGCTACGAGTATTGCCGATGAGTTTATTTCGGGCAACAAACTTCTTGTCTACACCGACGGCAAAGACAACCGGTATGACCGTCAGACATTTGCGCGTATTGCCGGACAGTTTGAAGAAGGTCCGCTGATCGTGCTGGTTGATGAGGGTAGTGCGTCGGCATCGGAGATTGTAGCCGGTGCGTTGCAGGATCACGACCGGGCTCTGATTGCTGGTCGCCGGTCGTTTGGAAAAGGACTGGTACAAATGCCGGTAACGCTTTCCGATGGTTCAGAACTACGCTTGACCATCTCGCGCTACTATACCCCAAGCGGTCGTAGCATTCAAAAACCGTACGTGCCGGGCCAGGAAGGCGACTACGAAAAGGACCTTGAACTACGCTCGAAGCGGGGTGAATATTACATCGCCGATTCGATTAAAAATGACCCGAAGCTAAAGTTTAAAACCGACGGTGGACGCGTCGTATACGGTGGTGGTGGTATCACACCCGATTACTTTATCCCGCGCGATTCGAGCTGGCAGACGAGCTACCTGGTGCAGTTGTACAGCAAGAACATCATTCGTGAGTTCGCGATGGAGTACACCAACGACAACCGGAAGAAACTGGAAAAGCTGCCATTCGCTGAGTTCGACCGGGCCGTTACAATCAACGACGAAGAACTGGGCAAATTGACAAAACAAGCAACGGCTGAGGGCGTAAAATTCAACGAGAAAGAATACAATCGCTCGAAAAATTACATCCGTACGCAGGTGAAGGCGCTGGTTGCCCGGAGCATTTACCAGAAAAATAACAAAGGCGGACAGAACAACGAATTCTTCCGGGTTATCAGCGAATCGGACGATACGTACCAGAAAGCCCTGCGGCTTTTCGACCGGGCGGGCAAACTGGAGCACGGCATGTTTACATACAACGCGCCGGATAAAAAGTAA